Genomic DNA from Methanomicrobia archaeon:
GCTTGGTATCCCACGGCGATGAAGTGCGTATGCCCAGTATTCCGGTGCTGCAACGGGAATGATGATTCCGCGCACGTCACGCTGCTTCTTCAGCAGTAAGTCTAGAAGCGCGTTGAACTCCTCGTGGTCAAGTGCAGTATCACGAGCTGTTTCGCCACGGCCGCACGGCACGAAGTTATAAACGAAGTAGGAATAAGCGCCGAGGGGAATCGCCATAATCGATGATTCGTTCGATTTCAGCGAAATTGCGCCTCGATGCCACGATATTCAAGTGCACATAGAGCTTTTCCGCAGTGCAATGCTCGATCCCTGCGATCACGGCATCGTAAGCGCCCTCTACACCACGGATAGCATCGTGTGTCTCGCGATTCATGCCGTCCAGGCCAATAACTACCCCGACATCGAAGGCTTTGAGCAATTTCGCAATCTCTTCCGTTATCAGCGTGCCGTTTGTTGCTATGAAGACGTTAAATCGTTTCGATTTCGCGTATGCGATCAATGCAAAGAGGTCTTCACGGAGCAAAGGCTCGCCACCGGTGAACACAAAGGTGCGAATGTCTAACGCGGCTATCTGGTCTATCAGTCTCATGCCCTCCTCTGTGGAGAGTTCGTCATATGTCGCTTCGCCGCCGAACGCGTGACAGTGGATGCACTTCAAATTACAACAGCCGGTCATTTCCCAGACTGTGTGCGGATTAACGCCGAAGCAACAAATCTGGCGTGCGCCGGCGCCTGCGTGGATAAGGTTCTGTAACCGGATCGCCCAGCGTAAAAAAGCACGTTTATTCCAGCCCGTGAGCCACGCGTATACCACAATCGCAACTGCCTGCTTCACTAGCTGCTGCGGGGGATTATAGAACGGTTTTAACCCTGGCGCGGCTAGTTCCTCTCATTCATCTCACGGGTTTACGTCTGTCTGTCTTTCTTGCGTGGTGAGCTGCTGCGCATGCGTACGTACACATTTCGCGGCGAACGTTCCGGCACCGACGCCGTTGTCTATGTTCACCACCGCCAAGCCCGGTGCGCAACTCTGGAGCATAGAAAAGAGCGCGGCAACGCCCTCACCGCCCAGACCGTAGCCCAAGGACGTCGGAACACCGATCACCGGCACGTCCACGAGCCCTGCCACGACAGAAGGCAAAGCGCCTTCCATACCGGCAACCACAATGAGCGCGACAACCTCCTCTTTTACCAGCTCTTCAAGCGGCGCAGCCAAACGGTGAATGCCCGCAATACCCACATCGTACGCCGTTATCACGTCGCACCCGCAGACGTCAGCAACAACTCGCGCTTCCTCGGCAACCGGTATGTCAGCAGTGCCAGCCGCGATAATACCGATTTTACCGTGCTTTTCGAAGCTATGGCCCCGTTGCTTTAGAAGAATCGTCCGTGCAACCGGATTATGATCAACTTCGAAATCCTTATCGTCATTC
This window encodes:
- a CDS encoding radical SAM protein, with product MKQAVAIVVYAWLTGWNKRAFLRWAIRLQNLIHAGAGARQICCFGVNPHTVWEMTGCCNLKCIHCHAFGGEATYDELSTEEGMRLIDQIAALDIRTFVFTGGEPLLREDLFALIAYAKSKRFNVFIATNGTLITEEIAKLLKAFDVGVVIGLDGMNRETHDAIRGVEGAYDAVIAGIEHCTAEKLYVHLNIVASRRNFAEIERIIDYGDSPRRLFLLRL
- the larB gene encoding nickel pincer cofactor biosynthesis protein LarB, whose protein sequence is MEELLKKVARGDLSIEEASKHLKSQQLEQLKDFARIDLGRAQRTGIPEIIFAEGKSSSGVADIAMAHATAKGFALISRAREEDVKALKKRLNDDKDFEVDHNPVARTILLKQRGHSFEKHGKIGIIAAGTADIPVAEEARVVADVCGCDVITAYDVGIAGIHRLAAPLEELVKEEVVALIVVAGMEGALPSVVAGLVDVPVIGVPTSLGYGLGGEGVAALFSMLQSCAPGLAVVNIDNGVGAGTFAAKCVRTHAQQLTTQERQTDVNP